The Methylomonas rhizoryzae genome includes the window AACGCAAACGTAAACCACAGCCCCGGCTGCGATCCGCGCCGCAAGACCCTAAGGGTGCGGATCAGGAATTACCGCAGACTCAGCATATCGATCAGTTCGTATGAGCGTGGACTATTTGCTTTATTCATTAATAGTGTTGGTTGCTTTACTATTGCTTGGCTTAATCGGGTTTTGGCGTGAGACTAAAAAGCTCGGCCGGCGGATTAGGAGTTTGGAAGCCGGCTTGCAACAAACCCATGAGGATTTGGCCGGCATCTGCTCTGCGGCCGTAATGGTCGATAAACGCTTGGCGGCTAATGATGCGCGTTTGGATCAGGTTTGGGAGTTTGTGCAGGATCAGGGTCAGGCCGACATGGAAAAGTTTGCCGAGGTGCCTACGGCATCTACGCAACAAAGTTATGATGGTGTGATTCAGAAGATTCGCCGGGGAATAAGTTTAGACGAATTGGTGAAAGAGTGTGGATTAACCCGCGATGAAGCGGTGCTTTTGATGCGGTTGCACGGCGCTAAATCCGGGCGTTAGTTGTTTTGCGGCGTCATTGTGATTTGCAGTGAATTGACAATTTGTCGCGCGGCAATTAGCCACATTTTCGGCGCGGATGTTTTTTACTAGACTTTGGCCTGCTTGCCAATTGTGTGGCGAGTCTAGTTATTCAAACTATAGGGAGATTAGGCATGAAAAAAAATACCGCTATTTTGTTGATCACATCGTTGGTGCTCGTGTTAACCGCATTTAAAGTGACTAGTGCCGAGGAAGAGGCGCAACAAATCGAACCCAATAAATCCGTCGCTTGGTATGTCGCAAATATCAAGGACGCGAAGACCAAGAACCAACAATGCTATGACGATCCGAATCTTAAAGATACCGAAGACTGTCAGAATGCGCTACACGCACTGCAGATTAGCTTTAAAGGCGGCAATTAGTTGACCTGTTAAAGGGTTTAAAGCCACAAGGTTTTAACATGATGATTGCCGCGTTAATAGTGTGTTGTATTTGTGCGACAGTTTGTCGCCTGTGACAATCGGTCACATTCACAAATTCGAAAATTAGCATTAGACTGCGCGCAACTCTAGTATTGTTTTGCGCAGCTGAGTTGCTTTACCCTCTTCCTCAAACGGCCCCTAAAGGCCGTTTTTTTTTGCCTGGGTTCCGGGCGCGACGAGAGAGGCTGATCAAAGTTCTTGTTGTAAGCGCCGGTAAATGCCGCCGAAGCTACCGTTGCTCATCAACAGTACATGGCATGGTTTATTGGTTTCGGCTTTCACCACAGCGATGATGTCATCCAGCGTGTTATGAAAGATAATCTTGTCGTTATATTGCTTAAGGCAGCTTAAATCCCAGCCTAAGTTGTCCGGCTGGAATACGATGGCCGTATCGGCTGCCGTTAACGATTCGGCTAAAGATTGCGTGTGTATGCCTAAGCGCATTGTATTGGAACGCGGCTCGACGATCGCGACTATTTTCTCGGAACCGACTTGTTTCCGCAGTCCGTCCAGAGTTGTTTTGATGGCGGTGGGGTGATGGGCGAAGTCGTCGTATACGGTGACGCCGTTTTTGCGGATTATGACTTCCATTCGGCGTTTCACATTTTTGAATTGCGCAAGTGCCGGTACGGCGTCGGATGGGGCGATTCCGACGTGGCGGGCCGCGGCTATGGCCGATAACGCATTGCTAACGTTATGCAATCCGGTCAAATTCCACGACACCTCGCCCTGCTGTTTGCCCTGAAAGCAAACCGTAAAAGCGCTGCCGTCGGAACGCAATAAGTCCGCTTGCCATTCGCTCTCGCTGCCGATTGCCGTGCGAGTGACCGGTGTCCAGCAACCCATCGACAGTACGTCGCTGATGTGCTGCTCGGCAGCGGGCGCGACGATCAAGCCCGAGCCGGGAATGGTACGGATTAAATGGTGGAATTGCTTTTTGATTGCATCCAGATCTTCGAAGATATCGGCGTGGTCGTATTCCAGGTTATTCAATACGGCCGTGCGCGGGCGGTAATGCACGAATTTGGAGCGTTTGTCGAAAAAAGCACAGTCATATTCGTCGGCTTCGATGACAAAAAAATCGGATTCCCCCAAGCGTGCGGACACTCCGAAATTCACCGGAATTCCGCCGACTAAAAAGCCGGGTTTTAGCCCGTTGTATTCCAGTATCCAGCTGAGCATGCTGGTGGTGGTGGTTTTGCCGTGAGTGCCGGCTACCGCTAGCACCCATTTATGCCGTAACACGTGTTCGGCCAACCATTGCGGCCCGGATAGATAGTTCAGGTCGCGATTCAATACGGCCTCGACTTCCGGATTGCCGCGAGAAAGGGCATTGCCGATTACCACGATGTCCGGGGCGCCATCCAAATTCTCCGCACGATAACCGCGCATTAACGCTATGCCCTGTTGTTCCAATTGAGTGCTCATAGGCGGGTAAACGTTTTGGTCCGAACCGCTGACTTGATAGCCTAGTTCGCGGGCAATCAAGGCCAGTCCTCCCATGAATGTGCCGCATATGCCGATGATGTGAATATGTAAACGGGATTGATCGTTGGCTGTCATGGTTTGGCTGGTTCCGGAGTGGCTTCTGGATTGGCTGGGGCTTCTGCCGTAGGTTGTTGATCTGTCGGTTGTTGCTCCGGAGCGGGCGCGGGCTTGGCGCCGGCGTCCTCTAATAATTTCACGATAGATTCGCGACCGGTTTTCTTGGCTTTGTCTAAAACGGTTTCTCCGCGGCTATCCTTAGCGTTTAAGTCTGCACCGGACAAGATCAATAGCTTGATTATATCCGCGTTGCCGTTCAGGATTGCGTCGCTTAGCGCCGTCGATCCTGATTTATCGGCTAAATTGGCGTTTGCTCCGTAACTTAGCAGTAGTTTTACAATCCGCATGTTGCCGTTGTAGCTTGCAACCATCAACGGCGTGCGGTCTTGGTCAATCTTGCTGTTGACGTCTATGCCGTCGGCCAGTAAAGAGCGAACGCGTTCCAGATTTCCGCTCGCAGAGGCGGCAAAAAGATCCCGGCCGTCCGCAGCCGGTACCGCGATAGAAAAGGCCAGCAACCAGTAGCGCAACAGGGTACGGGTAATCATCGATTAGCTTGCGTTTGCGTAATAGTTGGGGTGAAATAAGGAATCATTTATGCGACACATCTTCTATCAATGAGCGAGAAAAACAAAGTTTTAGTTGAGGCTAGGCCGCAATATATTGAATCTCAGTCGTCGCCCGAGCAAAACCGTTTTGTGTTTGCCTATACCGTGACGATTACCAATGTAGGTTCGGTACCTGCACGTTTGTTGACCCGGCACTGGCTGATTACCGATGCGAAC containing:
- a CDS encoding DUF2802 domain-containing protein codes for the protein MEAGLQQTHEDLAGICSAAVMVDKRLAANDARLDQVWEFVQDQGQADMEKFAEVPTASTQQSYDGVIQKIRRGISLDELVKECGLTRDEAVLLMRLHGAKSGR
- a CDS encoding EexN family lipoprotein, with the translated sequence MKKNTAILLITSLVLVLTAFKVTSAEEEAQQIEPNKSVAWYVANIKDAKTKNQQCYDDPNLKDTEDCQNALHALQISFKGGN
- the mpl gene encoding UDP-N-acetylmuramate:L-alanyl-gamma-D-glutamyl-meso-diaminopimelate ligase, translated to MTANDQSRLHIHIIGICGTFMGGLALIARELGYQVSGSDQNVYPPMSTQLEQQGIALMRGYRAENLDGAPDIVVIGNALSRGNPEVEAVLNRDLNYLSGPQWLAEHVLRHKWVLAVAGTHGKTTTTSMLSWILEYNGLKPGFLVGGIPVNFGVSARLGESDFFVIEADEYDCAFFDKRSKFVHYRPRTAVLNNLEYDHADIFEDLDAIKKQFHHLIRTIPGSGLIVAPAAEQHISDVLSMGCWTPVTRTAIGSESEWQADLLRSDGSAFTVCFQGKQQGEVSWNLTGLHNVSNALSAIAAARHVGIAPSDAVPALAQFKNVKRRMEVIIRKNGVTVYDDFAHHPTAIKTTLDGLRKQVGSEKIVAIVEPRSNTMRLGIHTQSLAESLTAADTAIVFQPDNLGWDLSCLKQYNDKIIFHNTLDDIIAVVKAETNKPCHVLLMSNGSFGGIYRRLQQEL
- a CDS encoding ankyrin repeat domain-containing protein, encoding MITRTLLRYWLLAFSIAVPAADGRDLFAASASGNLERVRSLLADGIDVNSKIDQDRTPLMVASYNGNMRIVKLLLSYGANANLADKSGSTALSDAILNGNADIIKLLILSGADLNAKDSRGETVLDKAKKTGRESIVKLLEDAGAKPAPAPEQQPTDQQPTAEAPANPEATPEPAKP